GTGATCAGTCCCTCGTATAAGTAAAGAGTGTGTTATCGtaccatcagtgtccctgagatgaccCGCGGCCGATGCCCTTCCCTGtctcacatacagtacgctTGTACATGGTGCTTGTATGTTGATGTTCTGTACCTTTGCTCCATTAGTGAGTGTGAGGTGATGCCTACGGTGATGTCATACTCTGATCATGTCACAGTTGATCCTTATCTAATGACTTCAGCTccatttcacttatttaactttacagTGATGTCTCACACACTCCACAACACCTTCACATCTCAGGTCAAATGCACAGAGAGCCAACACCAGAGGGCGCTACGATACCGCCTGAGTCCAAacaacactctctctcttacacacacactcatctataCCAATTTATCCTTCATCCTACAGGCTCatgggcggagcctatcccaggagacctgggcacaaggtggggtaggACCAGGAGggtggtgccaatccatcacagagcacacacacaaacacacattcacacattaggggcaatttgggaacaccggttagcctcatctgcaggtctttgcaccgtaggaggaaaccggaatacccggacaaaacccagcaagcacagggaggaaatgcacactccacacacacacacacacacacacacacatacacagaccccGAGGAGGGACTTGGGTGGAATTACCTACGTAGAATTCTGGGAAAGTATTTACATTAATCTACCTGTAAGTTCACAGGTATAAGTCTGATAAAGTGCTGATCTGAGCGGAGTGTAGAGCTGAAACACTGGGGGAAAATCTGTGTGTGATCACAACATACTAATGCATGGGAAGGTCAtgagtgtaaggagtctccagtgtgagagCTGTGTAACAGTCTAAGTTTACACTGCTTTACCGTCTCTCCATCACATGTGTAACTATAAATAGAGAGCAGCGAGGGAGCGGGAACTCACTCGTATTAGGAACACTCCACGATATTATTAATAACTAAAGAGACttatttcctgaagaaaatgtgagttcTGCTTGCCGTGGGAGCATAGCCATAGCTATGATGTCacagctgatgttggtctcattgttaagtctatggggatttttggggcggttaattgcccacccaccccttaaaaaAGTCCTAACACCCCCTTCTCGAATAAGCCACACGATTCGACACCTTATTCGTGGGTCTACCACAAACAGTTAGACTAATTACGCACCAAACTTTTGTACAgaagaagataaaaaagaataataagcctgcaagataacaagAGTTGTGCTTCAGAAACACCACTAACTACAAAAATATGACATCATCCATTAACATATAGagaactgtatataaaaaaaatgctgaagtgtgagagaaataaaacacacagggGCATGCTTTTAGAGGAAATGAATCACCTTCAGGCTGGTTAGTGTAACTCCACTTCCTCACAGTGTTGAATCCTGGTGTATTTCAgtgatttgtgaaaaaaaaaaaaaacacacacaaacaaagctGTCTGCAGGTCAGGAGGTTGTGTTAGCTTTTTATTTTGAGTTAAAGTCCAGCTCCAACAGGATTCAGTCCAGATAAAACACCACGTAACCCTGAACACACCCAGCCCACAgttacacaataaacacacaataaacacacaaacacggtGGAACACGGCCCTCACTGGGGTTCAGATTTACTGAGAAAAACCGATCCAGGATCAGTCGTGGACGTTAGCTTCAGTGAGAGCGCTACAgccaggggggggggggacaccGTGACAGTGtgtgaaattaaattttaaactacTCAAGGAGCTAGGATAGGAGgagttaacataaaaaaatggggTGGGGGGGATCCCTGAGAATCGCCTTCAGGAAAAAACAAGTATAAACATTCACATTATCATGGAGACTCCAGACCAGATCAACTAATCCAGTTTATTTAATCCAGACTCGGCTCAGATCCAGAACAGCTACATTACTGCAGTTAATTAATCCCACACTAATCTGTGTTATTGCTCTCGTACCTCAACTCAAAACATGTCCCCGTGTCTCAATACAgattacaacacaaaacactCTGGATGGGAGGGGGGAAGGGgggtgagagagggtgtgttcTAAACCGTATTGGAGTGAGGTCGATGGCTCAGGTTCTCAATGCTGATGTGATCTTtaggaaacacacacaagactgtgtctgtatgtgtgtgtgtgtgtgtgtgtgtgtgtgtgtgtgtgtggtgtgttagAAAAACGGTCACTGTGATGAgattctcgtgtgtgtgtgtgtgtgtgttatttgagtTCTCCACAGTCGGTGATGATGATCCTCTTGGAGGTTTTCCCTGAGCGAGAGCCGAGCGCCTCCACCTTCTTCACCACCTCCAACCCCTCCTTCACACTGCCGAACACCACATGCTTCCCGTCCaacctgcgcacacacacacacacacacacacacacacacacacaattttaaacATTGCTTACTAAAGAATCACATTTAAGGTCATGAttaagtgaattatttgcaaatGAATCAAACCAGAGTCATATTTAAGATTCATGTCATAttgaataatataattaaactttACACCTTAATTCACCAGAAGATTTTCTTTATGAAATTACTTTCATTTTATTACTAAACTTAACTCGTAGTGAAGTTAGAGAACTGACACACTGAATCATTTCCTGATCACTGAATCAGACTGTGTTCAGAGCTTCCATATGACACTGAATCACTTCCTGCAGAACTGAATCACTCAGCAGTGACCTTAAATCTGTTATAAAAGGAAGTCATTATAAACTCTGATATCTAATAATGAACTGTGACCTCCTGCAGGACAGCGAGTGGATGAAATTTCAATCCTGTCACTCACTGAGTCACTGAGTCACTTTTAGACGAATCGAGTCAGTGAAGTCGATGTGAGTCACGCGGGagaaaaggttgttttttttttgatagtCAAAAACATTCAAATCACTGGTTCACCTTGGAACCTGtttaaactgcacacacacacacacacacacacacacacacacacacacacacacagtaacataCCACTCCGTTTTCACAGTGCAGATAAAGAACTGGGAGCCGTTGGTGTTTGGTCCTGCGTTGGCCATAGACAGAATacctacagaacacacacacacacacacacacacacacacacacacagtttggtAAAGAAACCACTTGTACACTCCACACTGAGCTCGTTGCTCTTCAGCATGGTCATGTGCTTAGCCactaatactgtgtgtgtgtgtgtgtgtgtgtgtgtgtgtgtgtgtgtgtgtgtatgatctCTCACCAGGCCCAGTGTGTTTCAGTATGAAGTTCTCATCAGGAAACCGCGGACCGTAGATTGACTTCCCTCCTGTACCGTTGTGATGGGTGAAATCAccagcctacacacacacacacacacacacacacacacacacacgagaactGATGAATAAATCATATATACTCTTTAGCAATTGTTCTACAGAATCCATTGAAACTTCATAATAAATCTATTTCTAAAAACACAAAGTAAACAATATATTATAGGAACAGGATGAGATTTTGCTCCAAAggctgaatttaatttaataaatcaaGATAAAAAGATTAATTTTGCTTTGACACGCCCAGACACGCCCCGACACGCCCCGACACGCCCCGACACGCCCATGCAAACAGCAATCAACTTTACAGTAAACACACAGGAACAATAGTGTCTGAGGGCGGAGACAATCACACAGGTGTACAAGTATAactcataacacacacacacacacacacacacacacacacactggtgctGTCACGCAGGCGGGAgtctaggccacgccccctctgAATCAGTGTTTTGGTGTAATAAGAGCAGGGTGTTGGAGCTGAGTCACAGTGTCAGAGCCTTTCtgctaaccacacacacacacacacacacacacacacacacacacacacacacacacacacacacacactcatgtgtCTAATCTGTTTATCACGACTGGAGTGCACGCTGTACCCCTCCCTGTGAATGaactgttaccatagaaaccatAACGTAATATAAACCGCCACTACTCTGCCAACTGCTGTTAAagagaactaatcaacaccttctgacccatcaggacacaaacacatgcacagtgTGTCCTCTTAGGGACAGGTCTCACCACCTCAGTGTGGACCGATGATATGAACATGGCCGCCATGTGACACGCCCCACACAGGTGTGAGAGGAGCTCATTTCACTGTCAGGAAGAAAAGGGTATTGAAGCGCCAGTTGCCCCTGGGGTAGAGCCCTTTATAACGAGCGGGTGAACCTTTAACCCAGAAACATCTTTTAAACTAATTATCTGCCTTAAACCTTCGGAAAGgtcacaagacacacacacacacacacacacacacacacacacacacacacacaaacactgtgtgAAGGGCTGTGATACACAAGAGAAAGTGACAGGTAGTGAGTTCTCCTCCCCAGGGTGATGTTTCTGCACGCAGGCACGGAGGGACTTTCCACGTGTTCTTACACCCACAGAGGACATGTTCATCAAAACACCTGGAGACTCCTCCCTCTACCCCCCTCTACCCCCCTCTACCTCCCTCTACCCCCCTCACACTCTCTCGGTTTAGTCACGACTCCATACCTTCTTCTTTTTGGGTTTTGTGGGAATCATTAATGCAAATGAGGaacgaacacacacacgaacacacacacgaacacacacactcgactACACTCGACTACACTCGActacactcgactcgttacttttataaacatttattagacacattagattttctttatttttgccagaAAAATGCAGCCGGTGGATCGACCACACGACTGTTTCACccataatcacatgactctgttCGACCAATCAGCGAAGTAATTTAgcatatataattagcaaataagctaAAGGCTAAAAAATCtaagtttcttacatttgttctgctggacaCAGTTGATGGTAAAGTGAGACTCCTGTAGACGTTCTAATCTTCTCTGTCGAGCCATTTGGAGGTACAGTATATCGTACactggaaatagtttacactcttcagacacacatacagtgtgttACCTACAGAAGGGATTCACTTCAAAAACTTTATATTGTGAAAAAAGTCAGATTAGGAAATTTATGTTTCTTAttccttaatttgctattttgtatagatgtttaggtttatttatttattttattattattattattatacttttttactcttactcaAGTAATATTCTGGATGACTCCCTTCTTACCTCTACCTAATAATAATCCAGGTGATTACTGCCCACATGTTTGTGCCTCTTCGTGCTTCGTGAGTTGGACTTTCCTGTTTAATTTACAAGATGGTGCAGTTTTACACACCGCTCCTCTAACCCAAGTGTAACTGTCTATaataaactcacacacacactgtgtctcTCAGATCTATATTAGAAGCAGTGACACTGGGGCGTGCCGCCCACCACCGTTACCCAGAATGCACTGGGAGATAAAGGGCCCGGAGGCGCTGCTCTATACATTCACTTTCATTCTGTTTTACTGGTAATGATTACAGAGCAGAACAGAGTATAgtttttgtgtgcgtgcgtgtgtgtgtgtgtgtgtgtgtgtgtgtgtgtgtgagggacagACTGTGGTTAACTCTTCTCTTCGCTGTTTTCACTTCCTTCATAGTTTAAACAGGAAGCAGACGAGCCGCAGCCTGTCGAGTCTCTTACAGACTATAATAAATATCtctcccagtgtgtgtgtgtgtgtgtgtgtgtgtgtttacctgacACATGAATTGAGGTATAACTCTGTGGAAGATGGAACCTTTGTATCCAAAACCATGTTCACCCGTACACAGGGCTCGGAaattctctacacacacacacacacagtataagtCAACATAGTTACTCATGTATGCATGTAGAGTTTAGTCATATttctaacacatacacacacactgtacatcaTAATGTACACAATAACTGtacacaataatatatatatttttttgtgaagctgctttgagacagtgaccattgttaaaagcgctatataaataaaattaaattaaattgaatacacAATAATGATACATTTGACAATCCTTTCCGCTTCCACACACACCCTCGTTCTAACGAGTGTGTTATAATAGAACCTCTATATTAGAATGATTTATATGGTCACATGACTTAGCCCTTAAATAGACACTGTAAAcggatataaatataaacaacaatataaacacatacacacacccacgcaaTCACACACGCAAAAAATGAGTACAAATTCAcgcacatacagacacacacaagtttACGGTGGCACTGAAGggcaaaacataaacacatgAAATTGGGGAAAATTTtcagaaaacaaataataatgaagagTAGAGAGGATGTAGAGTGACCAGCCAGGACGGGGGCGCTATAACTTTTAAGCTACACCTCAGGACTGCTGTGTTTTGTGgtcatgttttgtgtgtgtgtgtgtgtgtgtgtgtgtgtgtgtgtgtgtgtgtgcagtagcATTGAGTACCATTGTCCTGGTTGCCCCAGCTACACCAAGACTCACACTAAACAGCCGTTTCTATGGTAACGGTCATCAAACCTGAGAGTCGCTGTACTGACTGAACATAACGACTCTCACTCTGTACGCAGCGTAAACACACAACGTCACCCGCATTCAATCAGTTttattatacacacatacatacacacatacatacacacatacatacacacatacatacacacatacatacatacacacatacatacacacatacatacacacatacatacacacatacatacacacacacacacacacacacacacatatacacacacatatacacacacatatacacacacatatacacacacatatacacacacatatacacacacatatacacacacatatacacacacacatacatacacatacatacatacagatacacatacatacacacatacacatacacatacatacacacacacattcgttCTGATCATAAAACTCTACTTTTTAaactataattatttataacacTCCTGAATGATTTTTTACTCACCTGCTGTTTTTGGAACGACGTCTGAGTTCAACtgaaatacaaacacaaaacacagaataatgttagaacacacacacacacacacacacacattagcacagaaatattataataaaagtaaattagACATTAGAACAGGATTCAATCTGAATAATTatgaaattttaattagttgtttataaatgtgtaaaatgtacaaagtcATAATCCTGACACAATAAgctttaaacattattattcaATTACCTGCTTTTATTCATAGGGATATAAACCTGACAggagagtaagtgtgtgtgtgtgtgtgtgtgtgtgtgtgtgtgtgtttgtgctcttGCCTCAGCAGAACTCTTTCTGCACCAGCACACTATAGCTCCCCAACACACTATTGTGTATAACTCATGCAACAGTTTAAAGCACAATTTTTAAAGTAATACCCagaaatgttgtttatttaatgttaaattaaacaaCACATTTGTTAAGTAAACGTAATAAACACTGAGCTTTGATTATTTGCACTTATTCAGTTATAAGTTCAACAAGTTAATAACACAACCtgatttattagtttattactAACAACTTGTGAAGAACTTGTACAtgtacatagaaataaaaaataattgtgatTTAATAACTAGTAAAGTAAATCAGATGTGTGTACAAATCAGCTGGTGTTATAACTTGTGGTTTTAATCAGAGAGAGCGGAAGTGTCGGGACGCAGGAAGTGCAGAGGTGCAGGATGCGGTACTCCAGAGACCTGATTAAACACAGAACTGAGGCAGGGCAGGACACACCAGTTTACACACTTAACACTTTTAATAAGTTGTTAATTGCAGTTATTATGACTAAACACACCATGAATTAATTACAGTTCATTTCTCAAGTTTTAATGATCAAGTGTTCTTAAATGGCTTAAACACATTCTGCACTTCAgtcacacacacgtgtatatatatatatatatatgtgtgtattaatatttttaattattattgtccAATTCTAAATCTTTTATCTAAAGTGCCTGAAGTAAAGTGGAACAAaaagaagtaaatataaaaagagcAGTATTTAGGCATATTTCTAAAATACTTCAAATAAGGTTATTTTACCCCACAGTGCATGTTtacataaataacaataatatttatttataaccctTTATTTCAAGtgattgtaataataatgttagAGATTACTTTTAATAAGTTATGACTCTTTAACAGTGTGGAGTGGCACAAACTCAGTGGATTAATAAGTTAAAAGAGTTTAttagtgcgcacacacacacacaccttccaaaccTGCTGACTTTTACTGAAAGTTAAAATGACAATCTACACATAACAAGGTGATAAGTttagacatgtgtgtgtgtgtgtgtgtgtacctggaaGGTGACTCTCCCCAgaggttcagtgtgtgtgtgtgtgtgtgtgtgtgtgtgtgtacctggaaGGTGACTCTCCCCAgaggttcagtgtgtgtgtgtgtgtgtgtgtgtgtgtgtgtgtgtacctggaaGGTGACTCTCCCCAgaggttcagtgtgtgtgtgtgtgtgtgtgtgtgtgtgtgtacctggaaGGTGACTCTCCCCAgaggttcagtgtgtgtgtgtgtgtgtgtgtgtacctggaaGGTGACTCTCCCCAgaggttcagtgtgtgtgtgtgtgtgtgtgtgtgtgtgtgtgtgtgtacctggaaGGTGACTCTCCCCAgaggttcagtgtgtgtgtgtgtgtgtgtgtgtacctggaaGGTGACTCTCCCCAgaggttcagtgtgtgtgtgtgtgtgtgtgtgtgtacctggaaGGTGACTCTCCCCAgaggttcagtgtgtgtgtgtgtgtgtgtgtgtacctggaaGGTGACTCTCCCCAgaggttcagtgtgtgtgtgtgtgtgtgtgtgtgtgtgtgtgtgtgtacctggaaGGTGACTCTCCCCAGAGGTTCAGTCTCGGCCGCGAGCTCCATAAACACCACGGGCCCCCCCACACTGCTGCACGCGCGCGACCCCCCTCCACACTGCACGCGCTGGGCTACAGCGGCTAGAGCGCGCGCCTTAATCAGTCTCGTGCTCAATATAAACATCACGAATTACTTGCAAATTATAACCGAGTGTAACTCTCAGTGTGTCTCGGTGTGTCTCTCTCAGTGTGTCTCTCTCAgtgtcttggtgtgtgtgtgtgtgtttttttctctctctctctcagtgtgtcTCCCTCAGTCACGCACGCACTCAAATGACCCAGGCGCGCGCTGTCATGTCAATGTGAAATACTCGAAGTTCTTCTTCTCCGCTTCGACTGTAACAGCGCCGCCGCTCCAGCGCCCTCTAACGGTCCAGAGGAGAACTGCAGCTCAAGAAATGTACAACCGTAGTAAAGATTAACACAGAACACGGTTCTCAAAACGTACATTACATGTGTAAGAATGTGTGTCAAAatggagagaaaaataaaataaaatcactgtaGCAAATACAATCCTACATTGTACTTGTGGAGTATGAATcaatctttaaagaaaaaactatataaaaaataatatattaaatacaatccatattaaattacagtatatattgtaaagtaatgtacagtatatagataaaCCGGGCTGCACGAGCTGCTGTACCCCAGCACTGCCCTCTCACTAGTGTGTAAGAAACCTCGGCCTTAAAACTTCATTATTGAGACGCGGCCTCCCTCTTGTGGTCACATTCTGTAATAACACCTTTATTACCTATAAGGTATTTCCGGTCCTATATACTACATTACTTCTGGTCTCCATCTAGTGGTGTAACTGTGTAACTACaccttcatttttttgttgcattttttcgTTGTCTTATTTATCCCTACACTTACACATGCGAGCATATACCTATATTTACACTATAGCTGGCCAAATTACCTATATTATATCTCTTTTAAGTAAGCACAACTTTTGCAaccacatatttaaaaaatatgcaaatattgCACAGTTACTTTATAAATGACTAAATTCCAATAGTGCGCAGTGGTGTGGTGGTCAGCACTGTGGACACACACCTCCAGGGTACAGgatcgattcctgccttggggtctgtgtgcataatgTTCGCATGTtcaccccatgcttggtgggtttcctccgggtaccccggtttcctcccacagtccaaagacctgcagattagactaattagtATCTGCAAAAAAtcccgtagtgtgtaagtgaatgtatgtgtgtgtgtgagtgagtgtgtgagtgagtgtatgtgtgtgtgccctgtgatggattggcagcaGTCACTCCAttgttcaggactggagtttcctacagtctacctgaagctccaataaccaactggactccatatgaacttctccacatctcctgttatactgaacgtccagcctcctaacacacagtatgagtgcagatcaatccctgctatccgttatcacccagatgaggatgggttccctgttgagtctggttcctctcaaggtttcttcctattaccatctcagggagtttttccctcagcaccgtcaccctcggctcgttcatcagggacgatctgatcattctgattcacacacacacacatctcatacacactttaataattctattgattgtgtaaagctgttgtgcgacaataacaattgttaaagcactatacaaataaagtgaTTAGTTTAGGAATATTAATTCCAGAGTGTAATAAATCTGCCACAATtactatattaaattaataattagatatataatgtttattaatttaaaacaaacagaaaattgctccagatgttttgtttctttttttcaaaaaaggggggaaatgaAACACTGTATCTAAACAACATGTCATTTAGTAAACCTTTGCATGCCGTATCCTCTCTCTCCTGTAGGTGTCGCTGTTTCCCCGCACCGCCGCCATGACACCTGCAGGAGAAGAAGCCGCGCACGCTTCCGGGTTGTGTGAGTTAACGGCAGTGCGCATGCGCAGAGTGCACTGGTTGTGCTGCAGCATGCTGTTCGGCGCTGTTGCGGGTCCGAGTGTGGAGACTCTGCGGGTTTAACGAGGACAGGAGGACACGGGGGACACGGGGACACGGGGACACGCCGCCATGGTGAAGGAGCAGTTCAGGGAGACAGATGTGGCCAAAAAGATGTGAGTTATTCACTTATACAGGGGTTTAATCAGGCAGCTCTGAGTGtgaagtaaacacacacacacacacacacacacacacacattcacatggctgatgggtttcacacacacacacacacacacacacacacacacacacacagcttgctTGTTGTATTAAATTCCTGGtgcacaaataaacaaacagaactCATTACTGTGTAACACTGAGTAAGATGACgtttgtgtgtgagattaaTGACGTCACTGAGGTACCAGCTTTAAAACTGTCCTTTAGTTTAACCGTGACAGATATTTAAGGTGataatctataaataaaatagtttaattTGAAGGTGCTGATCTCTGTCCCTAAAGGTTCTACTactaaacaacacacacacacacacacacacacacacacacacacacactctctcccatAATCCTGTTCATCTGAGGAACATGAGCATGAAGAGTCAGCCCTCTCGTAACCTCCTGGCAGAGGCAGGACACCGCCTGTCCTCTCCCGTCCTCTCCCGTGTCCACTCTGAGTCGTGTGATTTCACAGGTCATGTGATTTATTGTCCGTTTGATCCACAGGTTTGTTCCAGCCGGTCACTTCAGAGTCTTCTCATTCttataaaaccattaacatcataaaattataaaagtgtaaatgttaaaaacattaaatcac
The DNA window shown above is from Clarias gariepinus isolate MV-2021 ecotype Netherlands chromosome 14, CGAR_prim_01v2, whole genome shotgun sequence and carries:
- the ppifb gene encoding peptidyl-prolyl cis-trans isomerase F, mitochondrial isoform X1; its protein translation is MFILSTRLIKARALAAVAQRVQCGGGSRACSSVGGPVVFMELAAETEPLGRVTFQLNSDVVPKTAENFRALCTGEHGFGYKGSIFHRVIPQFMCQAGDFTHHNGTGGKSIYGPRFPDENFILKHTGPGILSMANAGPNTNGSQFFICTVKTEWLDGKHVVFGSVKEGLEVVKKVEALGSRSGKTSKRIIITDCGELK
- the ppifb gene encoding peptidyl-prolyl cis-trans isomerase F, mitochondrial isoform X2, with product MCQAGDFTHHNGTGGKSIYGPRFPDENFILKHTGPGILSMANAGPNTNGSQFFICTVKTEWLDGKHVVFGSVKEGLEVVKKVEALGSRSGKTSKRIIITDCGELK